Proteins from a genomic interval of Microbacterium phyllosphaerae:
- a CDS encoding potassium-transporting ATPase subunit F, translating to MIVFEIIAAALAVAAVVYLVVALVAPEKF from the coding sequence GTGATCGTCTTCGAGATCATCGCCGCCGCCCTCGCCGTGGCCGCCGTCGTCTACCTCGTGGTGGCTCTCGTCGCCCCGGAGAAGTTCTGA
- the kdpB gene encoding potassium-transporting ATPase subunit KdpB, whose product MTLITTPSEQQDASASAPATTEPPRSFGWAQLTQALPGALRKLNPASLVRNPVMLLVWVGAAFTTVLAIAEPFLGGPADSGGTPVPAPFTWGIAIWLWLTVLFANVAESVAEGRGKAQAASLRKTRTSTMARKVVRYEATSDATAERTETVDVSSAELQRDDIVIVTAGELIPGDGDIVAGIATVDESAITGESAPVIRESGGDRSAVTGGTRVLSDRIVVRITSKPGETFVDRMIALVEGASRQRTPNEIALNILLASLSIVFVVVVLALNPIASYAASPVSIPVLIALLVCLIPTTIGALLSAIGIAGMDRLVQRNVLAMSGRAVEAAGDVTTLLLDKTGTITYGNRRAHEVLRLGGVDADELLRVAALSSLADPTPEGASIVELALSRGIRVDEPADAVVVPFTAQTRMSGLDLADGTQIRKGAGSAVSAWLGLETDAELTSLTDGVASSGGTPLVVAVKHATGAGQVLGVVHLKDIVKDGLRERFEELRSMGIRTVMITGDNPLTAAAIAKEAGVDDFLAEATPEQKLELIKREQEGGRLVAMTGDGTNDAPALAQADVGVAMNTGTSAAKEAGNMVDLDSDPTKLIDIVRIGKQLLITRGALTTFSLANDIAKYFAIIPAMFMGVFPGLAALNIMQLHSPASAVTSAIIFNAIVIVFLIPLALRGVKYRPASASQILQRNLLIYGLGGVIAPFIGIKLIDLVITLIPGF is encoded by the coding sequence ATGACACTCATCACCACGCCGTCGGAACAGCAGGATGCGTCGGCATCCGCCCCCGCCACCACCGAACCGCCGCGCTCGTTCGGCTGGGCGCAGCTGACCCAGGCCCTGCCGGGCGCACTGCGCAAGCTCAACCCCGCATCTCTCGTGCGCAACCCCGTGATGCTGCTCGTCTGGGTCGGCGCCGCGTTCACCACCGTGCTCGCGATCGCAGAACCCTTCCTCGGGGGCCCCGCCGACTCGGGCGGTACCCCGGTGCCCGCGCCGTTCACGTGGGGCATCGCGATCTGGCTGTGGCTGACCGTGCTGTTCGCCAACGTCGCCGAGTCGGTGGCGGAGGGCCGCGGCAAGGCCCAGGCCGCGAGCCTGCGAAAGACCCGCACCAGCACGATGGCCCGCAAGGTCGTGCGCTACGAGGCGACCTCGGATGCCACGGCAGAGCGCACCGAGACGGTCGACGTCTCCTCGGCCGAGCTGCAGCGCGACGACATCGTGATCGTCACGGCGGGCGAGCTGATCCCGGGCGACGGCGACATCGTCGCGGGCATCGCGACCGTCGACGAATCGGCCATCACGGGTGAGAGCGCCCCGGTCATCCGCGAATCCGGCGGCGACCGCAGTGCCGTCACGGGCGGCACCCGCGTGCTGTCGGATCGCATCGTCGTGCGCATCACCTCGAAGCCCGGCGAGACGTTCGTCGACCGCATGATCGCGCTCGTCGAGGGCGCGAGCCGTCAGCGCACACCCAACGAGATCGCGCTCAACATCCTGCTCGCGAGCCTGTCGATCGTGTTCGTCGTCGTGGTGCTCGCGCTCAACCCGATCGCGTCGTACGCGGCGTCGCCCGTCAGCATCCCGGTGCTGATCGCCCTGCTGGTGTGCCTCATCCCGACCACGATCGGCGCCCTGCTCTCGGCCATCGGCATCGCCGGCATGGACCGGCTCGTGCAGCGCAACGTGCTCGCGATGTCGGGCCGCGCGGTCGAGGCCGCGGGAGACGTCACGACCCTGCTGCTCGACAAGACCGGCACCATCACCTACGGCAACCGCCGCGCGCACGAGGTGCTGCGGCTCGGAGGCGTCGACGCCGACGAGCTGCTGCGTGTGGCCGCTCTCTCGTCGCTCGCCGACCCGACACCCGAGGGCGCATCGATCGTCGAGTTGGCCCTGAGCCGCGGCATCCGGGTCGACGAGCCGGCGGATGCCGTCGTCGTGCCGTTCACCGCGCAGACCCGCATGTCGGGTCTCGACCTGGCCGACGGCACGCAGATCCGCAAGGGCGCCGGTTCGGCCGTCAGCGCCTGGCTCGGACTCGAGACGGATGCCGAGCTGACGTCGCTCACCGACGGCGTCGCGTCCAGCGGCGGCACCCCGCTGGTCGTCGCCGTGAAGCACGCCACCGGTGCCGGTCAGGTGCTCGGCGTCGTGCATCTGAAGGACATCGTGAAGGACGGTCTGCGCGAGCGGTTCGAGGAGCTGCGGAGCATGGGCATCCGCACGGTCATGATCACGGGCGACAACCCCCTGACCGCCGCCGCGATCGCGAAGGAGGCGGGGGTCGACGACTTCCTCGCCGAGGCGACCCCCGAGCAGAAGCTCGAGCTGATCAAGCGCGAGCAGGAGGGCGGCCGACTCGTCGCCATGACCGGCGACGGCACGAACGACGCCCCGGCGCTCGCCCAGGCCGACGTCGGCGTCGCGATGAACACGGGCACGTCGGCCGCGAAGGAGGCCGGCAACATGGTCGACCTCGACTCCGATCCGACCAAGCTCATCGACATCGTGCGCATCGGCAAGCAGCTGCTCATCACCCGCGGAGCGCTCACGACGTTCTCGCTCGCGAACGACATCGCCAAGTACTTCGCCATCATCCCCGCGATGTTCATGGGCGTGTTCCCCGGGCTTGCGGCGCTCAACATCATGCAGCTGCACTCGCCGGCATCCGCCGTGACCAGCGCGATCATCTTCAACGCGATCGTGATCGTCTTCCTCATCCCGCTCGCGCTGCGGGGTGTGAAGTACCGGCCGGCGAGCGCCTCGCAGATCCTGCAGCGCAACCTGCTGATCTACGGCCTGGGAGGCGTGATCGCGCCGTTCATCGGCATCAAGCTGATCGACCTCGTCATCACCCTCATCCCCGGTTTCTGA
- a CDS encoding YciI family protein, whose product MSNKYLVIHMTDPTGGTMAQGEDQRLLEDWAQEGDAAGRLGEGAPVAGREEAKSVAVRGGKVLVTDGPFPEFKEWFAGYDIVTAESIDEAATFMAKHPTAVMGRVYILPVVKLPWDED is encoded by the coding sequence ATGAGCAACAAGTACCTCGTGATCCACATGACCGATCCGACCGGCGGCACGATGGCTCAGGGAGAGGATCAACGACTGCTCGAAGACTGGGCGCAGGAGGGCGACGCGGCGGGACGACTCGGTGAAGGCGCTCCCGTCGCCGGCCGCGAGGAGGCGAAGTCGGTCGCCGTACGAGGCGGCAAGGTGCTCGTCACCGATGGCCCGTTCCCCGAGTTCAAGGAGTGGTTCGCGGGCTACGACATCGTCACCGCGGAGTCGATCGACGAGGCAGCGACCTTCATGGCGAAGCACCCGACGGCGGTGATGGGCCGGGTCTACATCCTGCCGGTCGTCAAGCTTCCCTGGGACGAGGACTGA
- the kdpC gene encoding potassium-transporting ATPase subunit KdpC, protein MSSSRTAARTAGVAVRAMLVLTLVLGVGYTLVVTGIGQLLLPFQANGSPLPDDRGSALIGQSFTDADGEALPEYFQSRPSAAGDGYDGAGSSGSNLGPENPDLVAAIDERKAAIAKREGVSPDAVPADAVTASGSGLDPHISVAYALLQVPRVAAERGVPEEEVRDLVESRIQGRDLGFLGEERINVAELNLALDEREGE, encoded by the coding sequence ATGTCCTCCTCCCGCACCGCCGCTCGCACCGCCGGTGTCGCCGTCCGCGCGATGCTCGTGCTCACCCTCGTGCTCGGCGTCGGCTACACGCTCGTCGTCACCGGCATCGGCCAACTGCTGCTGCCCTTCCAGGCGAACGGGTCGCCGCTGCCCGACGACAGGGGCAGCGCGCTGATCGGGCAGTCCTTCACGGATGCCGACGGCGAGGCTCTCCCCGAGTACTTCCAGTCGCGTCCGTCGGCCGCCGGGGACGGCTACGACGGTGCCGGCTCGAGCGGCAGCAACCTCGGCCCGGAGAACCCCGATCTGGTCGCGGCGATCGACGAGCGCAAGGCCGCGATCGCGAAGCGCGAAGGGGTGAGCCCGGATGCCGTGCCGGCCGATGCCGTCACGGCATCCGGATCCGGTCTCGACCCGCACATCAGCGTCGCCTACGCCCTGCTGCAGGTGCCGCGCGTGGCAGCCGAGCGCGGCGTGCCCGAGGAGGAGGTGCGCGACCTCGTGGAGTCTAGAATTCAAGGGCGGGATCTGGGATTCCTCGGCGAAGAACGCATCAACGTCGCCGAACTCAATCTCGCGCTCGATGAGCGGGAGGGCGAATGA
- a CDS encoding RNA polymerase sigma factor encodes MNADVAARVTQVYRDEWARIVGGLTRRCGDLDLAEEMAAEAFAAASELWSEEGIPPNPAGWITTTAYRKAIDRLRRESFRDAKQREALMLQDPEPPEPTGVIDDDRLRLLFTCCHPALSLEARVALTLRIVGGLTVEEIARAFLISESTVRQRITRAKAKIKTERIPYRMPAADDLRIRIDGVLAVLYLVFNEGYFASGAGVPALRRELTCDAIRLTGLLRELLPDDCEVAGLLALMLLSEARAAARVTAEGELVRLDEQDRQAWNHELIGQGLALLDGPLPGVPGRHRLLAEINAVHVRATDAADTDWARIVELYEQLERIDPSPVVVLGKAVALAERDSPERALPLVEQLNDALDHFHGFHVTRAELLRATGRDSEARDAYARAIALADNTAEIIHLTRRRDELATPSAPGTPGTASNGEST; translated from the coding sequence GTGAACGCCGACGTCGCGGCGCGCGTCACGCAGGTGTACCGCGACGAGTGGGCGCGCATCGTCGGCGGTCTCACCCGGAGGTGCGGGGACCTCGACCTGGCCGAGGAGATGGCCGCGGAGGCCTTCGCCGCAGCCTCTGAGCTCTGGTCAGAAGAGGGTATTCCACCGAACCCCGCCGGCTGGATCACCACCACGGCCTATCGCAAGGCCATCGATCGGCTCCGCCGGGAGTCGTTCCGCGACGCCAAGCAGCGGGAGGCTCTCATGCTGCAGGATCCCGAACCACCGGAGCCCACAGGAGTCATCGACGACGACCGTCTTCGACTGCTGTTCACCTGCTGCCATCCGGCGCTGTCGCTCGAGGCGCGCGTCGCCCTGACTCTGCGGATCGTCGGTGGTCTCACCGTCGAGGAGATCGCCAGGGCGTTCCTCATCTCGGAGTCCACGGTGCGGCAGCGCATCACCCGGGCCAAGGCGAAGATCAAGACCGAGCGGATCCCGTATCGGATGCCCGCAGCCGACGACCTCCGGATTCGGATCGACGGGGTGCTCGCGGTGCTCTATCTCGTTTTCAACGAGGGGTATTTCGCGTCGGGAGCCGGCGTGCCCGCTCTGCGTCGGGAGCTGACCTGCGACGCGATCAGGCTCACCGGGCTGCTTCGCGAGCTGCTGCCCGACGACTGCGAGGTCGCGGGTCTGCTGGCGCTGATGCTGCTCAGTGAGGCGCGCGCCGCAGCGAGGGTCACCGCCGAGGGTGAGCTGGTGCGGCTGGACGAACAGGACCGCCAAGCGTGGAACCACGAGCTCATCGGGCAGGGGCTCGCGCTTCTCGACGGGCCTCTCCCTGGGGTGCCCGGTCGACATCGTCTGCTCGCCGAGATCAACGCGGTGCACGTGCGAGCGACGGATGCCGCCGACACCGATTGGGCGCGCATCGTCGAGCTCTACGAACAGCTCGAGCGGATCGACCCCAGCCCGGTCGTCGTGCTCGGCAAGGCGGTCGCCCTCGCAGAGCGGGACTCACCCGAGCGGGCGCTGCCGCTCGTCGAGCAGCTGAACGATGCCCTCGACCACTTCCACGGGTTCCACGTGACGCGCGCCGAACTGCTGCGAGCCACGGGCCGCGATTCCGAGGCCCGCGACGCGTACGCACGTGCGATCGCCCTGGCCGACAACACCGCCGAGATCATCCATCTGACCCGGCGCCGCGACGAACTCGCGACGCCGTCCGCGCCCGGAACGCCCGGGACCGCATCGAACGGAGAGAGCACATGA
- the kdpA gene encoding potassium-transporting ATPase subunit KdpA, whose product MGAGANLWFGILQAAVLIVAIVLLYRPVGDYMAHVFSTPRDLKAERGIYRLIGVDPASEQTWRAYARGVLAFSVAGLLLVYGLQRLQGFLPESLGLPAVPEGLAFNTAASFVANTNWQSYSPEQTMGYTVQLAGLTVQNFVSAAVGLAVAVALIRGLARRGSTTIGNFWVDLIRGLGRILLPIALIGAIALIAGGVVQNFAGFTDVTTVSGGTQTIPGGPVASQEAIKLLGTNGGGFFNANSAHPFENPTGWTNLLQILLILVIPFALPRTFGRMIGDDRQGYAIAAVMGTIFLISTFALSALELAGRGSAPELAGAAMEGKEVRFGILGSTLFGSASTLTSTGAVNSMHDSYTALGGMMPMLNMMLGEVAPGGVGTGLYGMLVLAVIAVFVGGLLVGRTPEYLGKRIGPKEIKLASLYILVTPTLVLAGTALSFAIPGIRSDVESTSILNPGVHGMSEVLYAFTSAANNNGSAFAGLTANTPWFNTALGVAMLLGRFIPIVLVLALAGSFAAQQRVPETTGTLPTHRPQFVGLLTAVAVIITALTYFPVLALGPLAEGLV is encoded by the coding sequence ATGGGCGCCGGTGCGAACCTGTGGTTCGGCATCCTGCAGGCCGCCGTCCTCATCGTCGCGATCGTGCTGCTGTACCGGCCGGTGGGCGACTACATGGCCCACGTCTTCAGCACGCCCCGTGATCTGAAGGCCGAGAGAGGCATCTACCGCCTGATCGGCGTCGACCCGGCATCCGAGCAGACCTGGCGGGCCTACGCACGCGGCGTGCTCGCGTTCTCGGTCGCCGGGCTCCTGCTCGTCTACGGCCTGCAGCGTCTGCAGGGCTTCCTGCCCGAGTCGCTCGGACTCCCCGCGGTTCCCGAGGGCCTGGCGTTCAACACCGCCGCCTCGTTCGTCGCGAACACGAACTGGCAGTCGTACTCGCCCGAGCAGACCATGGGCTACACCGTGCAGCTCGCGGGCCTCACCGTGCAGAACTTCGTCTCGGCCGCCGTCGGCCTGGCGGTCGCGGTCGCTCTGATCCGCGGCCTCGCCCGTCGGGGCTCGACGACGATCGGCAACTTCTGGGTCGACCTGATCCGCGGGCTCGGACGCATCCTGCTGCCGATCGCCCTGATCGGCGCCATCGCCCTGATCGCGGGCGGTGTGGTGCAGAACTTCGCCGGCTTCACCGATGTGACCACCGTCTCGGGTGGCACGCAGACCATCCCCGGCGGCCCGGTCGCCTCGCAGGAGGCCATCAAGCTGCTCGGCACGAATGGCGGCGGCTTCTTCAACGCCAACTCGGCGCATCCGTTCGAGAACCCGACCGGCTGGACCAACCTGCTGCAGATCCTGCTGATCCTCGTGATCCCGTTCGCGCTGCCCCGCACGTTCGGCCGGATGATCGGTGACGACCGGCAGGGCTATGCGATCGCCGCAGTGATGGGCACGATCTTCCTGATCTCGACCTTCGCCCTCTCGGCCCTCGAACTCGCCGGCCGCGGCAGCGCCCCCGAGCTCGCGGGCGCGGCGATGGAGGGCAAGGAGGTGCGCTTCGGCATACTCGGCTCGACCCTGTTCGGAAGCGCCAGCACGCTGACCTCGACCGGCGCCGTGAACTCGATGCACGACTCGTACACGGCACTCGGCGGCATGATGCCGATGCTCAACATGATGCTCGGCGAGGTCGCCCCCGGTGGCGTCGGCACGGGCCTCTACGGCATGCTCGTGCTCGCTGTCATCGCGGTGTTCGTAGGCGGGCTGCTCGTCGGCCGCACCCCCGAGTACCTCGGCAAGCGCATCGGCCCGAAGGAGATCAAGCTCGCGAGCCTCTACATCCTCGTGACGCCCACCCTCGTGCTGGCAGGCACCGCGCTGAGCTTCGCGATCCCGGGCATCCGCTCCGACGTCGAGTCGACCAGCATCCTGAACCCCGGCGTGCACGGCATGAGCGAGGTGCTCTACGCCTTCACCTCGGCCGCGAACAACAACGGCTCGGCCTTCGCGGGGCTCACCGCGAACACTCCGTGGTTCAACACCGCACTGGGAGTCGCGATGCTGCTCGGCCGGTTCATCCCGATCGTCCTCGTGCTGGCCCTGGCTGGTTCTTTCGCCGCCCAGCAGCGCGTGCCGGAGACCACCGGAACCCTGCCCACGCACCGACCGCAGTTCGTCGGGCTCCTCACCGCCGTCGCGGTCATCATCACGGCACTCACCTACTTCCCCGTGCTCGCACTGGGACCCCTCGCTGAAGGACTCGTCTGA